A single window of Kitasatospora sp. HUAS MG31 DNA harbors:
- a CDS encoding carbohydrate ABC transporter permease: MTTVDKAASLPGQRTGGRPTDRTQRFADGGVLNVFSHGFLALWAAMIVLPLAWVVLGSFKTDAQINGSAWSWPASFGFDAFGRAWEKGIGGFFLNTLIVLAGSLTLTMLLGSMAAYVLARYEFRGNKVIYYLFVAGSMFPVYLALVPLFFMVRNLGEISPLLGLNSYLGLILVYVAYSLPFTVFFMYSFFRTLPTAVHEAAMLDGCSHTRAFFQIMVPMAKPGLISVGIFNVLGQWNQYILPVTLMQPTTAGEADHSMLAQGLVNLALQSGYKSDAPALFAGMTIAMLPVLVVYLSFQRQVQSGLTSATLK, encoded by the coding sequence ATGACCACTGTCGACAAGGCCGCGAGCCTCCCCGGCCAGCGCACCGGCGGCCGCCCCACCGACCGTACCCAGCGGTTCGCCGACGGCGGCGTGCTGAACGTCTTCTCGCACGGCTTCCTCGCCCTCTGGGCCGCGATGATCGTCCTGCCGCTCGCCTGGGTGGTGCTCGGCTCCTTCAAGACCGACGCCCAGATCAACGGCTCCGCCTGGAGCTGGCCCGCGTCCTTCGGCTTCGACGCCTTCGGCCGGGCCTGGGAGAAGGGCATCGGCGGCTTCTTCCTCAACACCCTGATCGTGCTGGCAGGTTCGCTCACCCTGACCATGCTGCTCGGCTCGATGGCCGCCTACGTGCTGGCCCGGTACGAGTTCCGCGGCAACAAGGTCATCTACTACCTGTTCGTCGCCGGCTCGATGTTCCCGGTGTACCTGGCCCTGGTGCCGCTGTTCTTCATGGTCCGCAACCTCGGTGAGATCTCGCCGCTGCTGGGCCTGAACAGCTACCTCGGCCTCATCCTGGTGTACGTCGCGTACTCGCTGCCGTTCACCGTCTTCTTCATGTACTCGTTCTTCCGGACGCTGCCCACCGCGGTCCACGAGGCGGCCATGCTGGACGGCTGCTCGCACACCCGGGCGTTCTTCCAGATCATGGTGCCGATGGCCAAGCCCGGCCTGATCAGCGTGGGCATCTTCAACGTGCTCGGGCAGTGGAACCAGTACATCCTGCCGGTCACCCTGATGCAGCCCACCACCGCGGGCGAGGCCGACCACTCGATGCTCGCCCAGGGCCTGGTCAACCTGGCGCTGCAGTCCGGGTACAAGAGCGACGCGCCGGCGCTGTTCGCGGGCATGACGATCGCGATGCTGCCGGTGCTGGTGGTGTACCTCTCCTTCCAGCGCCAGGTGCAGTCGGGCCTGACCTCCGCGACGCTCAAGTAG
- a CDS encoding ribose-5-phosphate isomerase, which translates to MRVYLGSDHAGYELKNHLVEWLKGAGHEPVDCGPHIYDAEDDYPPFCLRAAERTAADPEALGVVIGGSGNGEAIAANKVKGVRAALAWSEQTASLGREHNNANVISVGGRMHTLDEATKFVEIFLNTPYSGEPRHTRRIEMLAEYETTGELPPIPAHHPQG; encoded by the coding sequence ATGCGCGTGTACCTGGGTTCCGACCATGCCGGATACGAACTGAAGAACCACCTCGTCGAGTGGCTGAAGGGTGCCGGTCACGAGCCGGTCGACTGCGGCCCGCACATCTACGACGCCGAGGACGACTACCCGCCGTTCTGCCTGCGCGCCGCCGAGCGCACGGCCGCCGACCCCGAGGCCCTGGGCGTCGTGATCGGCGGCTCCGGCAACGGCGAGGCCATCGCGGCGAACAAGGTGAAGGGCGTCCGGGCCGCCCTCGCGTGGAGCGAGCAGACCGCGTCGCTCGGCCGCGAGCACAACAACGCCAACGTGATCTCCGTCGGCGGCCGGATGCACACCCTCGACGAGGCCACCAAGTTCGTCGAGATCTTCCTCAACACCCCGTACAGCGGCGAGCCGCGGCACACCCGCCGGATCGAGATGCTCGCCGAGTACGAGACCACCGGCGAGCTCCCGCCGATCCCGGCCCACCACCCCCAGGGCTGA
- a CDS encoding carbohydrate ABC transporter permease: MRHGKYPFIVGFLFLPIVLYVGLVLWPYAQTFGYSLTDWSGASQEMNFIGLDNYTRLLDDEVFGGALLHNLLLLVLLPIVTILIALFFAFMLNVGGKGGTGGVQGVRGAGFYKVVFFFPQVLSIAILAVLWGAVYRTDGSGLANGVLIKLGLVDAGDPVQWLSDPGLVLWCVLAVLVWSGVGFYLVLFSAAMQSIPKDIYEAALLDGSGRGQTFFRITLPLLWETVQTAWVYLAIVAMDAFALVSSITPGAYFGGGPDHHSEIISTYLMRSFLRNGEAGYACAMGVVIFFFTLILSIVSLWATKRDKIEY; encoded by the coding sequence ATGCGTCACGGCAAGTACCCCTTCATCGTGGGGTTCCTCTTTCTCCCGATCGTGCTGTACGTCGGCCTGGTGCTGTGGCCGTACGCGCAGACCTTCGGATACTCCCTGACCGACTGGTCCGGGGCGAGCCAGGAGATGAACTTCATCGGCCTGGACAACTACACGAGACTCCTCGATGACGAGGTCTTCGGCGGCGCGCTGCTGCACAACCTGCTGCTGCTGGTGCTGCTGCCCATCGTGACCATCCTGATCGCGCTGTTCTTCGCCTTCATGCTCAACGTCGGCGGCAAGGGCGGAACCGGCGGCGTGCAGGGCGTGCGCGGTGCCGGCTTCTACAAGGTGGTGTTCTTCTTCCCCCAGGTGCTGTCCATCGCGATCCTCGCGGTGCTCTGGGGCGCGGTCTACCGCACCGACGGCAGCGGCCTGGCCAACGGCGTCCTGATCAAGCTCGGCCTGGTGGACGCCGGCGACCCGGTGCAGTGGCTCTCCGACCCGGGCCTGGTCCTGTGGTGCGTGCTCGCCGTCCTGGTCTGGTCCGGCGTCGGCTTCTACCTGGTGCTGTTCTCGGCGGCCATGCAGTCCATCCCCAAGGACATCTACGAGGCCGCCCTGCTGGACGGCTCGGGGCGCGGCCAGACCTTCTTCCGGATCACCCTGCCGCTGCTCTGGGAGACCGTCCAGACCGCCTGGGTCTACCTGGCCATCGTGGCCATGGACGCCTTCGCGCTGGTCTCCTCGATCACCCCGGGCGCCTACTTCGGCGGCGGACCCGACCACCACAGCGAGATCATCTCCACCTACCTGATGCGCAGCTTCCTGCGCAACGGCGAGGCCGGCTACGCCTGCGCCATGGGCGTGGTGATCTTCTTCTTCACGCTGATCCTGTCCATCGTCTCGCTCTGGGCCACCAAGCGCGACAAGATCGAGTACTGA
- a CDS encoding DsbA family protein, which yields MTTADSRKIADFWFDPVCPWAWMTSRWMLEVEQLRPVDTRWHVMSLSVLNEDREDLPERYKEMLARSWGPVRVLIAAAQAHGDKVLGPLYTELGTRFHNQGLPNERATIEAALQAAGLPVELADAADTDAYDEALRASHREGISLVGEDVGTPVIAVDGPDGDRVAFFGPVVTPTPRGEAAARLWDGTVLVASTPGFYEIKRTRTAGPSFE from the coding sequence GTGACGACCGCTGATTCCCGCAAGATCGCCGACTTCTGGTTCGACCCGGTCTGCCCCTGGGCCTGGATGACCTCCCGCTGGATGCTGGAGGTGGAGCAGCTCCGCCCGGTGGACACCCGCTGGCACGTGATGAGCCTCTCCGTGCTCAACGAGGACCGCGAGGACCTGCCCGAGCGGTACAAGGAGATGCTCGCCCGGAGCTGGGGCCCGGTCCGGGTGCTGATCGCCGCCGCCCAGGCGCACGGGGACAAGGTGCTCGGCCCGCTCTACACCGAGCTCGGGACGCGCTTCCACAACCAGGGCCTGCCGAACGAGCGGGCGACCATCGAGGCCGCCCTGCAGGCCGCCGGCCTGCCGGTCGAGCTCGCCGACGCCGCCGACACCGACGCCTACGACGAGGCGCTCCGGGCCTCCCACCGCGAGGGCATCTCCCTGGTCGGCGAGGACGTCGGCACCCCGGTGATCGCCGTGGACGGTCCGGACGGCGACCGCGTCGCCTTCTTCGGCCCGGTGGTCACCCCCACCCCGCGCGGCGAGGCCGCCGCCCGGCTGTGGGACGGCACCGTCCTGGTCGCCTCCACCCCGGGCTTCTACGAGATCAAGCGCACCCGCACCGCGGGCCCGTCCTTCGAGTAA
- the ngcE gene encoding N-acetylglucosamine/diacetylchitobiose ABC transporter substrate-binding protein — MGSATEYNRRDIFKRAAGIAVLAAGGGSLLAACAGGTGGSGDKAGKAAGFNLTDAKNPFGVKDGEGLEVFIFDGGYGNEYAKAFEAMYSKVYPGAKINHQADKDVTGKLQPRFNAGSPPDVIDDSGAKQMKLDVLAESNQLTDLAPLLDAPYIDDPSKKIRDVLMPGTIESGTVKGKVYNLSYVYTVFGFWYSGKLFKDNGWTAPKTWAEFIELCSKIKAKGIAPLAHQGKYPYYINVVMMDMIAKQGGLDLMKRIDSLDAAAWDDPAVKTAVEAFYQVVDKDFLLTGTNGMTHTESQTAWNQYKAAFIPSGSWLENEQLPTTPADFDMTFLPMPSLPGDKLPFEAIRAGAGEPFIVPAKAKNVAGGLELLRMMLTKEASGKFAQAANSLTCLKDGVGPEVKLRPGTASTVTALKAAGSNTFNYQYPNTASKFDEDLQNASGELMAKRITPAEWIKRAKESATKNKTA, encoded by the coding sequence ATGGGCTCTGCAACCGAGTACAACCGTCGTGACATCTTCAAGCGGGCAGCCGGCATCGCCGTGCTCGCGGCCGGCGGCGGTTCGCTGCTGGCGGCCTGCGCCGGTGGTACCGGCGGCAGCGGGGACAAGGCGGGCAAGGCCGCCGGCTTCAACCTCACCGACGCCAAGAACCCGTTCGGCGTGAAGGACGGCGAGGGCCTCGAGGTCTTCATCTTCGACGGCGGCTACGGCAACGAGTACGCCAAGGCGTTCGAGGCGATGTACTCGAAGGTCTACCCGGGCGCGAAGATCAACCACCAGGCCGACAAGGACGTCACCGGCAAGCTCCAGCCGCGCTTCAACGCCGGCTCCCCGCCGGACGTCATCGACGACTCGGGCGCCAAGCAGATGAAGCTGGACGTCCTCGCCGAGTCCAACCAGCTCACCGACCTGGCCCCGCTGCTGGACGCGCCCTACATCGACGACCCGTCCAAGAAGATCCGCGACGTGCTGATGCCCGGCACCATCGAGTCCGGCACGGTCAAGGGCAAGGTCTACAACCTGTCCTACGTCTACACCGTCTTCGGCTTCTGGTACTCCGGCAAGCTCTTCAAGGACAACGGCTGGACCGCGCCGAAGACCTGGGCCGAGTTCATCGAGCTCTGCTCCAAGATCAAGGCCAAGGGCATCGCGCCGCTCGCCCACCAGGGCAAGTACCCGTACTACATCAACGTGGTCATGATGGACATGATCGCCAAGCAGGGCGGCCTCGACCTCATGAAGCGGATCGACAGCCTGGACGCCGCCGCCTGGGACGACCCGGCCGTCAAGACCGCCGTGGAGGCCTTCTACCAGGTCGTCGACAAGGACTTCCTGCTCACCGGCACCAACGGCATGACCCACACCGAGTCGCAGACCGCCTGGAACCAGTACAAGGCCGCCTTCATCCCCTCCGGCTCCTGGCTGGAGAACGAGCAGCTGCCCACCACCCCGGCCGACTTCGACATGACCTTCCTGCCGATGCCCTCGCTGCCCGGCGACAAGCTGCCGTTCGAGGCGATCCGGGCCGGCGCCGGCGAGCCGTTCATCGTCCCCGCCAAGGCCAAGAACGTGGCCGGCGGCCTGGAGCTGCTCCGGATGATGCTCACCAAGGAGGCCTCCGGCAAGTTCGCCCAGGCCGCCAACAGCCTCACCTGCCTCAAGGACGGCGTCGGCCCGGAGGTCAAGCTCCGCCCCGGCACCGCCTCCACGGTCACCGCGCTCAAGGCGGCCGGCAGCAACACCTTCAACTACCAGTACCCGAACACCGCCTCCAAGTTCGACGAGGACCTGCAGAACGCCTCCGGCGAGCTGATGGCCAAGCGCATCACTCCGGCCGAGTGGATCAAGCGGGCCAAGGAGTCGGCCACGAAGAACAAGACCGCCTGA
- a CDS encoding biotin transporter BioY: MATTASIPSTAVLADLLPGAATRLGAQARDLALVVGGAALTGAAAQLSVNVPGSPVPVTGQTFAALLVGTALGARRGAASLALYLLAGMAGLPWFAHGASGWAMPTLGYLLGFVLAAAVCGALARRGADRSPLWTAGAMALGSLAIYAVGVPYLAFALDVPLARAAELGLYPYLVGDALKAAVAMGLLPAVWKLSARR, translated from the coding sequence ATGGCCACCACCGCGTCGATACCGTCCACCGCCGTCCTCGCCGACCTGCTGCCCGGAGCCGCCACCCGGCTCGGCGCGCAGGCCCGCGACCTCGCCCTGGTCGTCGGCGGCGCCGCGCTGACCGGCGCCGCCGCCCAGCTCTCGGTGAACGTCCCCGGCTCGCCGGTCCCGGTCACCGGACAGACCTTCGCCGCCCTGCTGGTCGGCACCGCGCTCGGCGCCCGCCGCGGCGCCGCCTCGCTCGCCCTCTACCTGCTGGCCGGCATGGCGGGCCTGCCCTGGTTCGCCCACGGCGCCTCCGGCTGGGCCATGCCGACCCTCGGCTACCTGCTCGGGTTCGTCCTCGCGGCGGCGGTCTGCGGGGCGCTGGCCCGGCGCGGTGCCGACCGCAGCCCGCTGTGGACGGCGGGGGCGATGGCCCTCGGCAGCCTGGCGATCTACGCGGTGGGCGTCCCCTACCTCGCCTTCGCGCTGGACGTCCCGCTCGCCCGGGCGGCCGAACTCGGTCTCTACCCCTACCTGGTGGGGGACGCGCTCAAGGCCGCGGTGGCGATGGGGCTGCTCCCGGCGGTCTGGAAGCTGTCCGCCCGGCGCTGA
- the pepN gene encoding aminopeptidase N: MPGKNLSRDEARQRADLVAVEAYRVHLDVTSAPDPAASTFRSTTTITFRCTTPGASVFVDLLASAVGAVTLNGRALDPAAAFDGARVTVDGLAEHNELVVEADCAYSRTGEGLHRFVDPVDGETYLYTHYEPADARRVFANFEQPDLKAPFTFTVTAPAAWDVYANAVEERITTEGDTRTWEFAPTRPISTYLTAVVAGPYHVVRDHYSRELPDGTVLEIPLAATCRRSLAPYFDADEILTVTKQGLDFFHAEFDYPYPFGKYDQCFVPEYNLGAMENPGCVTFREEFIFRSKVTEAAYEGRANVILHEMAHMWFGDLVTMKWWDDLWLKESFADFMGSFSQIEATKYQAAWITFANRRKAWAYRQDQFPTTHPITADIRDLEDAKLNFDGITYAKGASVLKQLVAYVGREAFFEGARRYFKRHAFGNTVLGDLLDVLEETSGRDLTAWSAAWLQTSGVNALTPQVTVDTEGRITELAVLQDGSELRPHRIAIGLYDRDTDGSLIRTDRIELDVTGARTTVREAVGRMRPALVLLNDDDLTYCKIRFDEVSLGTLRTGLGSVADSLARALAWSAVWNLTRDGLMPARDYLDLVLRFAGQESDIGVLQSLHQQAKGALELYADPAWREEGRRLLADGTLGELRAALPGSDHQLAWARFLAQTAASAEHLQLVRGLLEGTARIDGLEVDQELRWSLWLALASNGSATGEELAAELRRDNTASGRRQQTECLAALPTPGAKAAAWSSVVDSDELPNALVEAQIAGFNQAGQRELTAGYTKPYFEMLEDVWAQRSIEIAMRIVGGFFPRYQTSEATLALADAWLSGHPDAAPALRRLVLECRDDLARALRAQQADR; encoded by the coding sequence GTGCCGGGCAAGAACCTGAGCCGCGACGAAGCCCGCCAGCGGGCCGACCTGGTCGCGGTGGAGGCGTACCGCGTCCACCTCGACGTGACCTCGGCGCCGGATCCGGCCGCGAGCACGTTCCGCTCCACCACGACGATCACCTTCCGCTGCACCACGCCGGGCGCCTCGGTCTTCGTCGACCTGCTCGCCTCCGCCGTCGGCGCCGTCACGCTGAACGGCCGGGCGCTGGACCCGGCCGCCGCGTTCGACGGCGCGCGGGTCACCGTCGACGGCCTCGCGGAGCACAACGAGCTGGTGGTGGAGGCCGACTGCGCCTACAGCCGCACCGGCGAGGGCCTGCACCGGTTCGTCGACCCGGTGGACGGCGAGACCTACCTGTACACCCACTACGAGCCGGCCGACGCCCGCCGGGTGTTCGCGAACTTCGAACAGCCGGACCTGAAGGCGCCGTTCACCTTCACGGTGACCGCCCCGGCGGCCTGGGACGTCTACGCCAACGCGGTGGAGGAGCGGATCACCACCGAGGGCGACACCCGCACCTGGGAGTTCGCGCCGACCAGGCCGATCTCCACCTACCTGACCGCGGTGGTGGCCGGCCCGTACCACGTGGTCCGCGACCACTACAGCCGCGAGCTGCCGGACGGCACCGTGCTGGAGATCCCGCTCGCCGCCACCTGCCGCCGGTCGCTGGCGCCGTACTTCGACGCGGACGAGATCCTCACCGTCACCAAGCAGGGCCTGGACTTCTTCCACGCCGAGTTCGACTACCCGTACCCGTTCGGCAAGTACGACCAGTGCTTCGTGCCCGAGTACAACCTCGGCGCCATGGAGAACCCGGGCTGCGTGACCTTCCGCGAGGAGTTCATCTTCCGCTCGAAGGTCACCGAGGCCGCGTACGAGGGCCGGGCCAACGTCATCCTGCACGAGATGGCGCACATGTGGTTCGGCGACCTGGTGACGATGAAGTGGTGGGACGACCTCTGGCTGAAGGAGTCCTTCGCCGACTTCATGGGCTCGTTCTCGCAGATCGAGGCGACGAAGTACCAGGCGGCGTGGATCACCTTCGCCAACCGGCGCAAGGCGTGGGCGTACCGGCAGGACCAGTTCCCCACCACCCACCCGATCACGGCGGACATCCGGGACCTGGAGGACGCCAAGCTCAACTTCGACGGCATCACGTACGCCAAGGGCGCCTCGGTGCTCAAGCAGCTGGTCGCGTACGTCGGCCGGGAGGCGTTCTTCGAGGGCGCCCGCCGGTACTTCAAGCGCCACGCCTTCGGGAACACCGTGCTGGGCGACCTGCTGGACGTGCTGGAGGAGACCAGCGGGCGCGACCTCACGGCCTGGTCGGCCGCCTGGCTGCAGACCTCCGGGGTCAACGCGCTCACCCCGCAGGTCACCGTGGACACCGAGGGCCGGATCACCGAACTCGCCGTCCTCCAGGACGGTTCCGAGCTCCGCCCGCACCGGATCGCGATCGGCCTGTACGACCGGGACACCGACGGTTCGCTGATCCGCACCGACCGGATCGAGCTGGACGTCACCGGCGCCCGCACCACCGTCCGCGAGGCGGTCGGCCGGATGCGCCCGGCCCTGGTGCTGCTCAACGACGACGACCTGACGTACTGCAAGATCCGCTTCGACGAGGTGTCGCTGGGGACCCTGCGCACGGGCCTCGGCTCGGTGGCCGACTCCCTCGCCCGCGCCCTCGCCTGGTCGGCGGTCTGGAACCTCACCCGCGACGGCCTGATGCCCGCCCGCGACTACCTGGACCTGGTCCTGCGGTTCGCCGGCCAGGAGTCCGACATCGGCGTCCTGCAGTCGCTGCACCAGCAGGCCAAGGGCGCACTGGAGCTGTACGCCGACCCCGCGTGGCGGGAGGAGGGCCGGCGGCTGCTCGCCGACGGCACCCTGGGCGAGCTGCGCGCCGCCCTGCCGGGCAGCGACCACCAGCTGGCCTGGGCCCGGTTCCTGGCGCAGACCGCCGCCAGCGCCGAGCACCTCCAGCTGGTCCGCGGCCTGCTGGAGGGCACCGCCCGGATCGACGGCCTGGAGGTCGACCAGGAGCTGCGCTGGTCGCTGTGGCTGGCGCTGGCCTCGAACGGCTCCGCCACCGGCGAGGAGCTGGCCGCCGAGCTGCGGCGCGACAACACCGCCAGCGGCCGGCGCCAGCAGACCGAGTGCCTGGCCGCGCTGCCCACCCCGGGCGCCAAGGCCGCCGCCTGGTCCTCCGTGGTGGACAGCGACGAGCTGCCCAACGCCCTGGTGGAGGCCCAGATCGCGGGCTTCAACCAGGCCGGGCAGCGGGAGCTGACGGCCGGCTACACCAAGCCGTACTTCGAGATGCTGGAGGACGTCTGGGCGCAGCGGTCGATCGAGATCGCGATGCGGATCGTCGGCGGGTTCTTCCCGCGGTACCAGACCTCGGAGGCGACGCTCGCCTTGGCGGACGCATGGCTGTCCGGACACCCGGACGCGGCGCCCGCGCTGCGTCGGCTGGTCCTGGAGTGCCGCGACGACCTCGCCCGGGCGCTCCGGGCGCAGCAGGCGGACCGGTAG
- a CDS encoding amino acid permease → MSTPTPTPTREPVTTGGDPTPEGKLAHGLKQRHLSMIALGGVIGAGLFVGSGAGIAAAGPSIVLAFALSGVLVMLVMRMLGEMSAARPASGSFSVHAEREIGPWAGLTVGWMFWTLLCVGVAAEAIGAAGIVSSWLPGVPEWAWVAVFMAFFCATNLTAVKNFGEFEFWFAAIKVAAISAFLVLGVLAIAGVLPGSSSPGSANLTAAGGFFPHGSTGLITGLLASVFAYGGLETVTIAAAESEDPRRSVAGAVRTAMWRVALFYVGSMAVIVTLVPWNDPSVVKPGPYVTVLNSLGIPGAGELMKVVVLIALLSAMNANIYGSSRMAYSLVQRGQGPKALAKVSGGVPRLAVLASCAFGFFAVLLYKWWPETVFTWLLNMVGAAVLVVWAFIAVAQLRMRRRLEREAPEQLSVRMWAYPYLTWAALVGILAVLGLMTLDASNRIQLYFTAGLAAVLALAGWIKQRRAA, encoded by the coding sequence ATGTCGACCCCCACCCCGACGCCGACGCGGGAGCCGGTCACCACCGGCGGCGACCCCACCCCCGAGGGCAAGCTCGCCCACGGCCTCAAGCAGCGCCACCTCTCGATGATCGCCCTCGGCGGCGTGATCGGCGCGGGTCTCTTCGTCGGCTCCGGTGCCGGTATCGCGGCCGCCGGCCCGTCCATCGTGCTGGCGTTCGCCCTCTCCGGCGTGCTGGTGATGCTGGTCATGCGGATGCTCGGCGAGATGTCCGCGGCCCGCCCGGCGAGCGGCTCGTTCTCGGTGCACGCCGAGCGCGAGATCGGCCCGTGGGCCGGCCTGACCGTCGGATGGATGTTCTGGACGCTGCTGTGCGTCGGCGTCGCCGCGGAGGCGATCGGCGCGGCCGGGATCGTCTCCAGCTGGCTGCCCGGGGTGCCCGAGTGGGCGTGGGTGGCCGTGTTCATGGCCTTCTTCTGCGCCACCAACCTGACCGCGGTGAAGAACTTCGGCGAGTTCGAGTTCTGGTTCGCCGCCATCAAGGTCGCCGCGATCTCCGCCTTCCTGGTGCTCGGCGTGCTGGCCATCGCCGGCGTCCTGCCCGGTAGCTCCTCCCCCGGCTCCGCCAACCTCACCGCCGCCGGCGGGTTCTTCCCGCACGGCTCCACCGGCCTGATCACCGGCCTGCTGGCCTCGGTCTTCGCGTACGGCGGCCTGGAGACGGTGACCATCGCCGCGGCCGAGTCCGAGGACCCGCGGCGCAGCGTGGCCGGCGCGGTCCGGACCGCGATGTGGCGGGTGGCCCTGTTCTACGTCGGCTCGATGGCCGTGATCGTCACCCTGGTCCCGTGGAACGACCCCTCGGTGGTCAAGCCCGGCCCGTACGTCACCGTGCTGAACTCCCTGGGCATCCCGGGGGCCGGCGAGCTGATGAAGGTGGTCGTGCTGATCGCCCTGCTGTCGGCGATGAACGCCAACATCTACGGCTCCTCGCGGATGGCGTACTCGCTGGTGCAGCGCGGGCAGGGCCCGAAGGCGCTGGCGAAGGTGAGCGGCGGGGTGCCGCGGCTGGCCGTACTGGCGTCCTGCGCGTTCGGGTTCTTCGCGGTGCTGCTCTACAAGTGGTGGCCGGAGACGGTCTTCACCTGGCTGCTGAACATGGTCGGCGCGGCGGTGCTGGTGGTGTGGGCGTTCATCGCGGTGGCGCAGCTGCGGATGCGGCGGCGGCTGGAGCGCGAGGCGCCGGAGCAGCTGAGCGTGCGGATGTGGGCGTACCCGTACCTGACCTGGGCGGCGCTGGTCGGGATCCTGGCGGTGCTGGGGCTGATGACCCTGGACGCGTCGAACCGGATCCAGCTGTACTTCACGGCCGGGCTGGCCGCGGTCCTCGCCCTGGCGGGCTGGATCAAGCAGCGCCGGGCGGCGTAG
- a CDS encoding GNAT family N-acetyltransferase produces the protein MTSPASAPLTVRPISADEWDTWYGVLEVAFGGGLEQPEERDLWRELTEIDRSLAVCDDSRLVGCASAFSFRIAVPGGAVLPAAGVTMVAVLPTHRRRGALTALMRRQLDDLRERGEPLAVLTASEGAIYGRFGYGQATSRLNVTLPRGRIRLDAPDGPDLRLRLADPAEAAPACEELYARLVPLRPGLLERRPGWERLPLLDPPGGRGGFSPLHCVLAEETSTGRLVGYARYAVDRGWNGGGPAATVRVNDLAALTPATAARLWTYLLETDLAEKVTVNSLPVDDPLLHLVSDQRRLEPRVRDGLFLRPVEVGAALAGRGYAQPVDVVLEVADPFCPWNAGRWRLVSPGPDGPAECVRTRAAADLALSVRELGSAYLGGATLTALARAGRVAELRPGALAAASRAFASDVAPWLPHGF, from the coding sequence ATGACTTCTCCCGCTTCCGCGCCCCTGACGGTCCGTCCGATCTCCGCCGACGAGTGGGACACCTGGTACGGCGTCCTGGAGGTGGCCTTCGGCGGAGGCCTCGAACAGCCGGAGGAGCGTGACCTATGGCGCGAACTGACCGAAATCGACCGTTCCCTCGCGGTCTGCGACGATTCGCGACTGGTCGGCTGCGCCTCGGCGTTCAGCTTCCGGATCGCCGTGCCCGGCGGCGCGGTGCTGCCCGCCGCCGGGGTCACCATGGTCGCCGTCCTCCCCACCCACCGCCGGCGCGGGGCGCTCACCGCGCTGATGCGCCGACAGCTCGACGACCTCCGGGAGCGCGGCGAGCCGCTCGCCGTCCTGACCGCCTCCGAGGGCGCCATCTACGGACGCTTCGGCTACGGACAGGCCACCTCGCGACTCAACGTCACCCTGCCCCGCGGCCGGATCCGACTGGACGCCCCCGACGGCCCCGACCTGCGGCTCCGGCTGGCCGACCCGGCGGAGGCCGCCCCCGCCTGCGAGGAGCTGTACGCCCGGCTGGTCCCGCTGCGCCCGGGCCTGCTGGAGCGCCGCCCGGGCTGGGAGCGGCTGCCCCTGCTGGACCCGCCGGGCGGGCGCGGCGGCTTCTCGCCGCTGCACTGCGTGCTGGCCGAGGAGACGTCGACCGGCCGGCTGGTCGGCTACGCCCGGTACGCGGTGGACCGGGGGTGGAACGGCGGCGGCCCGGCCGCCACGGTCCGGGTCAACGACCTCGCGGCGCTCACCCCGGCGACGGCGGCGCGGCTGTGGACGTACCTGCTGGAGACGGACCTGGCCGAGAAGGTGACCGTCAACTCGCTGCCGGTGGACGACCCGCTGCTGCACCTGGTGAGCGACCAGCGGCGGCTCGAACCCCGGGTGCGGGACGGGCTGTTCCTGCGGCCGGTGGAGGTGGGCGCGGCCCTGGCCGGGCGCGGTTACGCGCAGCCGGTGGACGTGGTGCTGGAGGTGGCCGACCCGTTCTGCCCGTGGAACGCCGGGCGGTGGCGGCTGGTGAGCCCGGGCCCGGACGGCCCGGCGGAGTGCGTCCGCACCCGGGCGGCGGCCGACCTGGCGCTCTCGGTGCGGGAGTTGGGCTCCGCCTACCTGGGCGGGGCGACGCTGACGGCGCTGGCCCGGGCCGGGCGGGTGGCCGAACTGCGCCCGGGGGCGCTGGCCGCGGCCTCGCGGGCGTTCGCCTCGGACGTCGCGCCCTGGCTGCCGCACGGTTTCTGA